A genome region from Erigeron canadensis isolate Cc75 chromosome 3, C_canadensis_v1, whole genome shotgun sequence includes the following:
- the LOC122592131 gene encoding LOW QUALITY PROTEIN: peptide chain release factor 1, mitochondrial-like (The sequence of the model RefSeq protein was modified relative to this genomic sequence to represent the inferred CDS: inserted 1 base in 1 codon): MLNLALLMESSCFYVASGTGGEEASLFAMDIFKMYERYSQKKGWRFEVVDVTDSNMKGFKEASAAISGADVYGKLKFESGVHRVQRVPINEKSGRVHTSAVSVAILPQADEVDVQLRNEDLRIDTYRSGGSGGQHANSTNSAVRITHIPSGLTVAIQDERSQHMNKAKALNVLCARLYEMERCRVHNSRSKLRSDQIGSGDRSERIRTYNFPQGRVTDHRIGFTHHSISDMIQGESLDYFIDXLLLQQEMDAIADFQRQ, from the exons ATGCTAAATCTTGCATTGCTTATGGAATCAAGTTGTTTTTATGTTGCATCAGGGACTGGTGGAGAAGAGGCTTCTCTGTTTGCAATGGACATCTTCAAAAT GTATGAAAGATACTCTCAGAAAAAAGGATGGAGGTTTGAGGTGGTAGATGTCACAGACTCAAATATGAAAGGATTTAAG GAAGCAAGTGCTGCAATATCCGGGGCGGATGTCTATGGAAAACTGAAATTCGAGAGTGGAGTGCATAGAGTGCAG CGAGTTCCCATTAATGAAAAGTCTGGACGTGTTCATACAAGTGCCGTGTCTGTTGCTATCCTTCCCCAGGCAGATGAG GTAGATGTTCAACTGAGGAACGAGGACTTGAGAATTGACACATATAGGTCTGGGGGATCTGGTGGTCAGCATGCAAATTCTACTAATAGTGCTGTTCGAATCACCCATATACCATCTGGCCTCACAGTTGCCATACAAGATGAACGCTCACAACATATG AACAAAGCTAAAGCGCTAAATGTATTGTGCGCGAGACTGTATGAGATGGAGAGATGTAGAGTTCACAACAGTAGATCTAAGCTAAGATCAGATCAG ATTGGTAGTGGAGATAGATCTGAACGTATACGTACCTACAACTTTCCACAAGGGCGAGTGACGGATCACAGGATTGGCTTCACTCATCATTCCATCAGCGATATGATACAAGGAGAGAGTTTAGACTACTTCATCG GCCTTCTTTTGCAGCAAGAAATGGATGCAATTGCAGACTTTCAGCGCCAGTAG